The Fibrobacter sp. UWB2 genome window below encodes:
- a CDS encoding circularly permuted type 2 ATP-grasp protein — MECVETEDTFIRSISALSKVEFEHRCRRLHNVLDENDLSSSMGGNHKGTDPIPLVITAEEWKTLEAGVAQRARLFNALAKDVYGEQSLWKKGKLPAALLFANPDFLQVVWKVHPVGDVFVNLTSTDVARLKDGTFVAVSDHLQVPDGLGRALENRIGVSRAFPELFRSMQTERLAGFFKKLMNGLDAMHKNIGGEGETSKVVLLASSPDNPRRAEDAVIARYLGIPLVENDDLAIRNMQVYMKTLMGLKKIGTIFRRVEDGMCDPLELRIDSGEGAVGLISSVRAGNVAIANFLGTGVLETPVFKPFLPEICRELLSEELLLRDVETLWLGNADDTERVLAEPEKWIFKKAFRDEGSFKEAEPKTYATMTTTAQLALLQAVENAPEQWVAERSMEISTVYAYRGEFTLTVSLMRFFAVNTANGTSVMPGGLGILDNGLGEKDIWVLSENPVANFSLLAPASQAITPSRAGGDLPSRAAENLFRLGRALSASNMMARIARGIAVRLSDESWMDMPELPWILKAGLTDESQSRLAQDPENALRYFILRKDNKNGMQCVLTEIRELGMQLRDRISEDLWLYLNGFGIAEVPAGTGAAALLPYLKEVLSDSAAVAGLAADSMTRGHEWRFLELGREIECAIRTLQLVKSLLYTAPTDEMTNLRLLQAVLEIGDGLMTYHRRYGGRLQVVPVIDLLLSDESNPRSVAYQVAKLRKAAKHLPGNDQSEATFSPLDRELMRVLAELRLANIEQLAETVDNKRENLIKLVETQINSIERIAEIVNRLYLSHAPRADVFHATTTDVSEV, encoded by the coding sequence ATGGAATGTGTAGAGACAGAAGATACTTTTATCCGGTCCATTTCGGCATTGTCGAAAGTGGAATTCGAGCACCGCTGCAGGCGTTTGCATAACGTTCTTGACGAGAACGATCTTTCGTCGAGTATGGGAGGCAACCACAAGGGCACAGACCCCATCCCTCTCGTGATTACGGCCGAAGAATGGAAAACGCTAGAAGCGGGCGTTGCGCAAAGGGCTAGGCTTTTTAACGCGCTCGCGAAAGACGTTTATGGCGAACAAAGTCTTTGGAAAAAAGGCAAGTTGCCCGCCGCGCTGTTGTTTGCGAACCCGGATTTTTTGCAGGTTGTATGGAAAGTGCACCCGGTTGGCGATGTTTTTGTGAACTTGACATCCACCGATGTGGCAAGACTCAAAGACGGAACTTTCGTGGCGGTATCGGACCATTTGCAAGTACCCGATGGATTGGGGCGTGCACTGGAGAACCGCATTGGCGTGAGCCGTGCATTCCCGGAACTTTTCCGCAGCATGCAAACGGAACGATTGGCAGGATTTTTCAAGAAGCTGATGAATGGCCTAGACGCCATGCACAAGAACATAGGAGGTGAAGGTGAAACCAGCAAGGTGGTACTTTTGGCATCGAGTCCGGACAATCCGCGGCGAGCAGAAGACGCCGTAATTGCCCGTTACCTCGGGATCCCACTTGTCGAAAACGATGACCTCGCGATTCGCAATATGCAAGTGTACATGAAGACGCTTATGGGGCTCAAGAAGATTGGGACCATATTCCGCCGAGTGGAAGACGGCATGTGCGACCCGCTGGAATTGCGAATTGACAGCGGCGAAGGAGCTGTTGGCTTAATCAGTTCCGTCCGTGCAGGGAATGTCGCAATAGCAAACTTTCTCGGGACTGGCGTTCTGGAGACGCCCGTATTCAAGCCGTTTTTGCCTGAGATTTGCCGCGAGCTTTTGAGCGAAGAACTGCTGTTGCGCGATGTGGAAACGCTTTGGCTCGGGAATGCAGATGATACGGAACGCGTTTTGGCAGAGCCCGAAAAATGGATTTTCAAGAAAGCTTTCCGCGACGAAGGAAGCTTCAAGGAGGCAGAACCCAAGACTTATGCGACCATGACAACAACGGCACAGCTTGCGTTGTTGCAAGCGGTCGAAAATGCACCCGAGCAATGGGTGGCCGAAAGATCGATGGAGATTTCGACGGTTTACGCTTACCGAGGAGAATTCACGCTGACGGTTTCGCTGATGCGATTCTTTGCGGTGAATACCGCGAACGGAACTTCGGTAATGCCGGGCGGCCTCGGGATTTTGGACAATGGACTTGGAGAAAAAGACATTTGGGTGCTTTCGGAAAATCCTGTGGCGAACTTTTCTTTGCTCGCTCCAGCAAGTCAGGCAATTACGCCGTCGAGAGCTGGAGGCGACCTGCCTAGCCGTGCGGCCGAGAACTTGTTCCGGCTGGGGCGAGCATTGTCGGCTTCGAACATGATGGCCCGTATTGCAAGAGGAATCGCGGTGAGGCTCTCGGACGAATCCTGGATGGACATGCCGGAACTGCCGTGGATACTGAAGGCAGGGCTTACAGACGAATCGCAGTCGAGGCTCGCGCAAGATCCCGAAAACGCACTCCGTTACTTTATTTTGCGCAAAGACAACAAGAACGGCATGCAATGCGTGCTGACGGAAATTCGAGAACTCGGCATGCAGTTGCGAGACCGCATTTCGGAGGATTTATGGCTTTACTTGAACGGATTTGGCATTGCAGAAGTGCCGGCAGGCACAGGTGCGGCAGCGCTGTTGCCATACCTAAAGGAGGTCCTGTCGGACAGCGCTGCAGTGGCCGGGCTAGCGGCAGATTCCATGACACGCGGCCACGAATGGCGCTTTTTGGAACTCGGTCGTGAAATCGAGTGCGCCATCCGCACCTTGCAACTTGTCAAAAGTCTGTTGTACACCGCCCCCACTGACGAGATGACGAACTTGCGCTTGTTGCAAGCGGTTCTTGAAATCGGCGACGGACTCATGACTTACCACCGCCGCTACGGAGGCCGTTTGCAAGTTGTCCCCGTCATCGACTTGCTATTGTCGGACGAATCCAACCCGCGAAGTGTCGCCTACCAGGTGGCAAAACTGCGGAAAGCGGCAAAGCACTTGCCCGGGAATGACCAGAGCGAAGCAACATTCTCGCCACTGGACCGCGAACTGATGCGCGTGCTCGCCGAGCTCCGCCTCGCAAACATTGAACAACTTGCAGAAACAGTTGATAACAAAAGGGAGAACCTCATAAAACTCGTAGAAACACAGATAAATTCTATTGAACGGATTGCCGAAATCGTAAACAGGCTCTACTTAAGCCACGCACCGCGCGCCGATGTTTTCCATGCGACAACTACTGACGTATCGGAGGTTTAA
- a CDS encoding transglutaminase family protein, translated as MPIYQVDHETVYDYRLPVLYSNHLAHMLPREVRRQNWISHSIEVEPNPTIRQERIDIFGNKVLAFSIEQEHTHFRFKTTGIVDVQGEEPPKQGETMKWEDATKLLERPTSDETLDAAMYAYASPFAKFDESVRNYALESFEPGRPIFDAAYELMKRIYTDCKYTPGATRIGAQPQEILRGRKGVCQDFAHLMIGCLRSLHLPCRYVSGYLRTHPCEGQPKLVGADATHAWVSTYIPGHGWVELDPTNNVLGGNEHIILAWGRDFGDVSPLKGVITGGGEHTLKVSVNVDMKE; from the coding sequence ATGCCCATTTATCAAGTTGATCACGAGACCGTCTACGACTACCGACTCCCCGTTCTTTACAGTAACCACCTCGCCCACATGCTCCCGCGAGAAGTCCGCCGACAAAACTGGATTAGCCACAGCATCGAAGTGGAACCAAACCCGACAATTCGGCAGGAACGCATCGACATTTTCGGGAACAAAGTGTTGGCATTCAGCATCGAGCAGGAACACACGCACTTTAGATTCAAGACAACCGGCATCGTAGATGTTCAGGGAGAAGAACCGCCAAAACAAGGTGAAACAATGAAATGGGAAGATGCCACAAAGCTTTTGGAACGCCCGACAAGCGACGAGACGTTAGACGCCGCGATGTACGCCTACGCCTCCCCTTTCGCCAAGTTTGACGAATCCGTCCGCAATTACGCGCTCGAAAGCTTTGAGCCAGGCCGCCCCATTTTTGATGCCGCCTACGAGCTCATGAAGCGAATCTACACGGATTGCAAGTACACGCCGGGAGCCACAAGAATCGGGGCGCAGCCGCAAGAAATCTTGCGCGGGCGAAAAGGCGTCTGCCAAGACTTTGCGCACTTGATGATAGGCTGCTTGCGTTCACTGCATTTGCCCTGCCGTTACGTGAGCGGCTACCTCCGCACGCACCCCTGCGAAGGGCAACCTAAACTTGTCGGAGCCGACGCGACCCACGCCTGGGTCAGCACCTACATTCCCGGCCACGGCTGGGTAGAACTGGACCCCACCAACAATGTGCTTGGAGGTAACGAGCACATTATACTCGCCTGGGGCAGAGACTTCGGAGATGTGAGCCCGTTAAAGGGAGTCATCACCGGAGGTGGCGAGCATACCTTGAAAGTGTCCGTGAACGTGGACATGAAGGAATAA